A stretch of the Bacillus sp. B-jedd genome encodes the following:
- a CDS encoding HAD-IIA family hydrolase yields MMVKGFIFDLDGTVYLDDQVIDGAVEAINSLREKGHKVIFLTNKSIATRNDYVDKLNKLGIPVSLDEVINSNYITVKYLKEHMKEEDAVLVIGEEPLFEELKADNIKLTDDPNQAAYVVLGWDREFNYEKLNAAYQAWLNKATILATNPDRTCPVYGGGQIPDCGAMIGALEGATGYPIDYIIGKPSRLTAEFVVKEILGLKPEQCFMVGDRLETDIRMGVENGLKTVLVLTGITTADMVGDAVYKPTYVLDSIKEIGNL; encoded by the coding sequence ATGATGGTGAAGGGATTTATCTTTGATTTAGATGGAACGGTCTATTTGGATGACCAAGTGATTGATGGAGCTGTGGAAGCTATTAATAGTTTGAGGGAAAAAGGGCATAAAGTCATCTTCCTGACAAATAAGTCCATTGCTACCCGCAATGATTATGTAGACAAGCTTAACAAACTGGGAATTCCAGTTTCATTAGATGAAGTCATTAACTCTAATTATATCACTGTAAAATACCTCAAGGAGCATATGAAAGAGGAGGATGCAGTGTTAGTCATCGGTGAAGAGCCGCTATTTGAAGAGCTCAAGGCAGATAATATTAAGCTGACCGATGACCCAAATCAGGCGGCCTATGTTGTATTGGGATGGGATCGCGAATTCAATTATGAAAAACTGAATGCAGCTTATCAGGCATGGTTGAATAAGGCTACAATCCTGGCGACGAATCCAGACCGTACTTGTCCGGTTTATGGAGGAGGGCAAATTCCTGATTGTGGAGCAATGATTGGAGCTTTGGAAGGAGCAACAGGGTATCCGATTGATTACATTATAGGAAAACCATCACGCTTAACGGCAGAGTTTGTTGTCAAAGAAATTCTTGGATTGAAACCGGAACAATGTTTTATGGTTGGAGATCGATTAGAGACAGATATACGAATGGGTGTTGAAAATGGGCTGAAAACTGTTCTTGTACTTACAGGAATTACAACAGCTGATATGGTCGGCGATGCGGTTTACAAACCCACATATGTTTTGGACAGTATAAAGGAAATTGGTAACCTATAA
- a CDS encoding glycerol-3-phosphate responsive antiterminator produces MVHIVDLVQSQVIASVKEEADIEKAINSKANIVFLLTGNLINMKDYVERLRKANKQIFIHIDFIEGLSNTKSAIQYIAYTWKPTGIITTKSSLIKYAKEVKLMTIQRIFLIDGAAISKGIEMSLSCKPDAIEVLPGLMPSIIDRLTRSVNIPIIAGGLISSKSEILEGLEAGALAISSGNPALWNFDL; encoded by the coding sequence ATGGTTCACATCGTAGATTTAGTCCAGTCACAAGTTATTGCATCCGTTAAAGAAGAGGCAGATATTGAGAAAGCGATCAATAGTAAAGCCAATATTGTGTTTCTCCTAACCGGGAACTTAATAAATATGAAGGATTATGTGGAGCGTTTGCGGAAAGCAAACAAACAAATTTTTATTCATATAGATTTTATAGAGGGTTTGTCGAATACTAAGAGTGCGATTCAATACATAGCTTACACCTGGAAGCCTACAGGGATTATTACAACTAAGAGCTCGCTCATTAAGTACGCAAAAGAAGTCAAACTAATGACCATTCAACGAATTTTCCTCATTGATGGGGCCGCCATTTCAAAGGGGATTGAAATGAGCCTTTCCTGTAAGCCCGATGCCATCGAAGTATTGCCTGGCCTAATGCCTTCAATTATTGATAGATTAACAAGGTCAGTTAATATACCGATTATTGCCGGGGGGTTAATAAGTTCAAAAAGTGAAATTTTAGAAGGTCTCGAAGCCGGAGCTTTGGCAATTTCATCTGGAAATCCAGCTTTGTGGAATTTTGATCTTTAA
- a CDS encoding glycerol-3-phosphate dehydrogenase/oxidase, with protein sequence MSFSNLRRAEIINQLSNEEYDVLIIGGGITGAGIALDAATRGMKVALVEMQDFAAGTSSRSTKLVHGGLRYLKQFEVKMVAEVGKEREIVYENGPHVTTPEWMLLPIHTGGTFGKFSTSIGLRVYDFLAGVRKTERRVMLSAEETLAKEPLIKKTGLKGGGYYVEYRTDDARLTIEVMKAAWEKGAIALNYSKVMKLVYDNQKVSGALIRDQLTGEEYTVQAKKIINAAGPWVDTIREMDQSKKGKILQLSKGVHLVIDQSRFPLKQAIYFDTPDRRMVFAIPRDGKTYVGTTDTFYQEDAVNPGVTVSDRDYIIKAVNYMFPDIKMSEADIESSWAGVRPLIYEEGKSASEISRKDEIWESESGLITIAGGKLTGYRKMAEMVVDLLAEKFHSEVGEAFPACQTKFLPISGGDIGGSKNLEGFVSKHLNRGLELGLSKEEAEKLVRTYGSNVNRLFDLLEANKDDAINHGIPLELFARLIYAIEYEMAATPIDFLNRRTGAILFDIPSVKKWKESIIDYMTARFQWNEQEIAMHKEEVETALKACVISSEE encoded by the coding sequence ATGAGTTTTTCAAATCTGCGTCGGGCAGAAATCATTAATCAGTTAAGCAATGAGGAATACGATGTATTGATTATCGGTGGAGGGATTACTGGAGCAGGAATCGCCCTTGATGCCGCTACAAGAGGAATGAAAGTTGCGCTTGTTGAAATGCAGGATTTTGCTGCGGGCACCTCTAGCCGATCAACTAAATTAGTACATGGCGGACTGCGATATTTAAAACAGTTTGAAGTAAAAATGGTGGCCGAAGTTGGTAAGGAGCGTGAGATTGTCTATGAAAACGGGCCGCACGTTACAACTCCGGAATGGATGCTTTTGCCTATTCATACGGGGGGGACATTCGGTAAATTCTCAACATCCATTGGTTTGCGGGTTTATGACTTTCTTGCAGGAGTAAGGAAAACGGAGAGAAGAGTCATGCTTTCTGCCGAGGAAACATTGGCGAAGGAGCCACTTATTAAAAAAACCGGATTAAAAGGTGGCGGTTACTATGTGGAATATCGGACCGATGATGCAAGATTAACCATTGAAGTCATGAAAGCGGCTTGGGAAAAGGGCGCGATCGCACTCAATTATTCCAAGGTAATGAAGCTTGTATATGATAATCAAAAAGTTTCCGGCGCTTTAATTCGGGATCAATTAACGGGTGAAGAATATACAGTCCAAGCGAAGAAAATCATTAATGCTGCTGGACCTTGGGTAGATACAATCCGGGAAATGGATCAATCGAAGAAAGGAAAAATCCTTCAGCTTTCGAAAGGAGTACACCTCGTCATCGATCAGTCCCGTTTTCCTTTGAAACAAGCCATTTACTTTGACACCCCGGATAGGCGGATGGTTTTTGCCATTCCCCGCGATGGAAAAACTTACGTTGGGACAACTGATACTTTCTATCAGGAAGATGCGGTTAACCCTGGCGTAACAGTAAGTGACCGTGATTATATTATCAAAGCAGTAAATTATATGTTTCCTGATATTAAGATGAGTGAAGCTGACATTGAATCCTCATGGGCAGGTGTGCGCCCGCTCATTTATGAGGAAGGGAAAAGTGCTTCGGAGATTTCAAGAAAAGATGAAATATGGGAATCAGAATCTGGATTAATTACGATTGCGGGCGGAAAACTGACTGGCTATCGAAAAATGGCGGAAATGGTTGTTGATCTATTGGCCGAAAAATTCCATTCGGAGGTTGGAGAAGCATTTCCTGCCTGCCAAACGAAATTTTTGCCTATCTCCGGGGGAGACATAGGCGGTTCGAAAAATTTGGAAGGTTTTGTTTCAAAGCATCTGAATAGAGGACTGGAACTGGGGCTATCAAAGGAAGAAGCGGAAAAATTAGTGCGGACATACGGGTCCAATGTTAATCGTCTATTCGATCTGCTGGAAGCTAACAAAGACGATGCAATAAATCATGGGATTCCGCTGGAGTTATTTGCACGGCTTATATATGCGATTGAATATGAGATGGCTGCTACTCCGATTGATTTCCTGAACAGGCGGACAGGGGCGATATTGTTTGATATCCCATCCGTGAAAAAATGGAAAGAATCCATCATCGATTACATGACTGCCCGCTTCCAATGGAATGAACAGGAGATTGCCATGCATAAGGAAGAAGTTGAAACAGCTTTGAAAGCTTGCGTCATTTCCTCTGAGGAATAG
- a CDS encoding carbohydrate ABC transporter permease, whose product MRRSASIKHKLTPWILLLPSLIFLVLFTFYPIVKTVYLSFYNSEMGVSAPFFVGFDNFSRMMEDEIFWKVLKNNILFAIGTVPVGVGLGLLMAILINRSIFMNGIVKTFFFYPVVIPIIAAANIWLFIYTPEYGMLSKVLSVFGIENVNILGHSNTVLIGMMIMLIWKEAGFFMIFYLAGLQNVPQELYEASTIDGASGWYRFRKITFPLIMPTTLFVMIIAITNAFKLVDHLVVMTQGGPDNASNLLLYYIYENAFKFMDYGMAATLTLVMLILLVIISSIQFFSVDKKIHYN is encoded by the coding sequence ATGAGAAGAAGCGCCAGCATTAAACATAAACTAACACCGTGGATTCTTCTCCTTCCATCTCTCATATTCCTCGTGCTGTTTACCTTTTACCCAATTGTTAAAACAGTGTACCTAAGTTTTTATAATAGTGAAATGGGAGTTTCGGCTCCCTTTTTTGTGGGATTTGATAACTTTTCACGCATGATGGAAGATGAGATTTTTTGGAAGGTTTTAAAGAATAATATATTATTCGCAATTGGTACAGTGCCGGTTGGGGTTGGGTTAGGCCTATTGATGGCCATCCTGATTAACCGTTCAATATTTATGAATGGGATTGTAAAAACTTTTTTCTTCTATCCTGTTGTTATTCCAATCATTGCCGCAGCAAACATTTGGTTGTTTATCTATACGCCTGAGTACGGGATGTTAAGTAAGGTTTTGTCTGTCTTCGGCATCGAGAATGTTAACATTTTGGGCCATTCCAATACCGTTCTGATTGGCATGATGATTATGCTTATCTGGAAGGAAGCAGGTTTCTTCATGATTTTCTATCTGGCAGGCCTGCAAAATGTCCCACAGGAGCTTTATGAGGCTTCAACGATAGACGGCGCATCAGGTTGGTATAGGTTTAGAAAAATAACGTTCCCATTAATCATGCCAACAACACTGTTTGTTATGATCATCGCCATTACGAATGCATTTAAACTAGTCGACCATTTAGTTGTGATGACACAGGGCGGACCTGATAATGCAAGTAATTTATTACTCTACTATATTTACGAAAATGCCTTTAAATTCATGGATTATGGAATGGCGGCAACATTGACACTGGTCATGCTCATACTATTGGTTATCATTTCTTCAATCCAGTTTTTCTCGGTTGATAAAAAGATTCATTATAATTAA
- a CDS encoding MgtC/SapB family protein, which translates to MFQTTLQSIEMEMLVQLLISAVLGLAIGLERELKRKPFGLKTSLVISIVSCMLTIVSIQSAYLFPGSKFINIQMDPLRLAAQIVSGIGFLGAGVILRREDDTITGITTAAMVWGAAGIGIACGAGFYIEAIMGVVLIILSVELIPNFISMLGFWKLSSKELALKVTLKDRAYIGEVIRKIEEDHIKIENIRIKDLRDGSFLIDLKVRASRRMSTPAIYDEISKIDHIQSTEIAG; encoded by the coding sequence ATGTTTCAAACGACACTTCAATCAATTGAAATGGAGATGCTGGTGCAGCTGCTGATTTCAGCAGTACTTGGATTGGCCATAGGCTTGGAACGCGAATTGAAACGCAAGCCGTTCGGATTAAAAACTAGCTTGGTTATTTCAATTGTAAGCTGTATGTTAACGATTGTGTCAATTCAATCTGCCTATCTATTCCCAGGATCAAAGTTTATTAACATTCAGATGGATCCGCTTCGCTTAGCAGCCCAAATCGTCTCCGGAATTGGATTTTTGGGTGCCGGGGTAATTTTGAGAAGAGAAGATGACACGATTACTGGCATTACAACAGCAGCTATGGTGTGGGGAGCAGCGGGAATCGGGATTGCTTGTGGTGCTGGTTTCTATATTGAGGCCATCATGGGCGTGGTGCTCATCATCTTAAGTGTCGAGCTTATTCCAAATTTCATCAGCATGCTTGGCTTTTGGAAGCTGAGTTCAAAAGAACTGGCTTTAAAAGTAACATTAAAGGACCGTGCTTATATCGGTGAAGTGATTAGAAAAATAGAAGAAGATCACATCAAAATTGAAAATATAAGGATTAAAGACTTACGAGATGGCTCATTTCTAATAGATTTAAAGGTGAGGGCGAGTCGGAGAATGTCAACGCCGGCAATTTATGATGAGATATCAAAAATTGACCATATTCAAAGTACAGAAATTGCAGGGTAA
- a CDS encoding ABC transporter substrate-binding protein, translating to MRKIILVGISLMLLVFAAVGCSQKSSSGSGTKKGEKVELTWYFPIAVGGPLTKIIEKLAEDFTKENPDIVIKPVYTGTYDETMTKVQTAIQGKTSPDLAVLLSTELYTLLDMKAITPLDEFFTGSASNKADSFYPAFMENSQTGGKTYSLPFQRSTIVLYYNKDAFEKAGLDKKQPPKNWDELVEYGKKLVDSGMKAGVEIPSTNFQYWMFQALALQNGKNLMSDDGKEVYFDTPENEEALQFMMDLAQKHKISPNGVIDWATAPSDFLEGNTAMLYHTTGNLTNIKNNAKFDFGVAFLPAGKNYGSPTGGGNFYIFNDIPKEKKEAAWKFIDWATQPERAAQWSIDTGYVATSKAAYETDEMKKYVESFPQAVVARDQLEHASAELSTHSNGKIYKIINDNIQAAITGKASAKEALKKAQEDAEKVLKPYNK from the coding sequence ATGAGAAAAATAATTTTAGTGGGCATTAGTTTGATGCTGCTGGTTTTTGCAGCTGTAGGATGCAGTCAAAAATCAAGTTCTGGATCCGGAACGAAAAAAGGTGAAAAGGTTGAATTAACGTGGTACTTCCCGATTGCGGTTGGCGGGCCATTAACGAAAATCATTGAAAAACTGGCTGAAGACTTCACAAAGGAAAACCCGGATATTGTAATCAAACCGGTTTATACGGGAACTTATGATGAAACAATGACAAAGGTTCAAACAGCCATCCAGGGAAAAACTTCCCCGGACCTGGCAGTGCTGCTTTCTACAGAACTTTATACTCTGCTAGATATGAAGGCGATTACACCGTTAGATGAGTTCTTTACTGGAAGCGCTTCAAATAAAGCTGATAGCTTCTATCCTGCTTTTATGGAGAACTCACAAACTGGCGGAAAGACTTATTCACTTCCCTTCCAAAGAAGTACGATTGTTCTCTATTACAACAAGGATGCTTTTGAAAAAGCAGGCTTGGATAAGAAACAACCACCAAAGAATTGGGATGAGCTTGTTGAATATGGCAAAAAGTTAGTGGATTCCGGCATGAAAGCTGGCGTTGAAATTCCATCAACTAACTTCCAATACTGGATGTTCCAGGCACTTGCATTGCAAAACGGCAAAAACCTTATGAGTGATGACGGTAAGGAAGTTTACTTTGACACTCCTGAAAATGAAGAAGCACTCCAATTTATGATGGACTTGGCCCAGAAACATAAAATCAGCCCTAATGGGGTCATTGATTGGGCAACAGCACCTTCGGATTTCCTGGAAGGCAATACGGCAATGCTTTACCATACAACCGGGAACTTGACGAATATTAAAAACAACGCGAAATTTGACTTTGGCGTCGCCTTCCTGCCAGCTGGCAAAAACTACGGAAGCCCAACAGGCGGCGGAAACTTCTATATCTTCAATGATATTCCAAAGGAAAAGAAAGAAGCAGCATGGAAGTTTATTGATTGGGCAACTCAGCCGGAGCGCGCAGCTCAGTGGAGTATCGACACAGGCTACGTTGCAACAAGTAAAGCTGCCTATGAGACGGATGAAATGAAGAAATATGTTGAATCTTTCCCGCAGGCAGTCGTGGCGAGAGATCAGCTGGAGCATGCTTCTGCTGAATTATCAACTCATAGCAATGGGAAAATCTATAAGATTATTAACGATAACATTCAAGCAGCGATTACAGGCAAAGCCAGCGCGAAAGAGGCCTTAAAGAAAGCTCAGGAAGATGCTGAGAAAGTTCTGAAGCCATATAACAAATAA
- a CDS encoding lamin tail domain-containing protein has translation MGNKLHKWLIYVMVILLAAGNLSVISADKANASAGGNVPALAITEIVVKSDGDGQPYEYVEIYNTTSKDINLEKYQLQYFTTNMTNPANRWQITNKSIKAKETLVLWLKKYNDPDVPLWDFNSNYSVLLTKEQVYEVKLTSSAQGLHDSSLRKVGIAGADGVPISTALINDGGADGFTNRSVIYQIGNSTEMAKIENNSQATPGEVMKSQYIGPATPSELTAVPQNKAVLLNWEPVEGASAYKVYSNFYSEPVTVIDATSYTVEGLANNQVYEFRITSMDSEGNESPGSPSATVIPQEIVDTEAPAPPAGLTHVGGKDYVTLKWKKSVEQDLAGYRVYINGTVYDTSETNSITVSPLKLDREYTFEVTAYDRAGNESVKSAPHLASPSETVPVPELLITEVVPDTDNYAGYDAFEFIEVFNNSAQPIDLNGYRLKSGNWNVEITNTLVIDSWDSHVFWTRRQEIAPIPTIAFNHYYFSSYKSKYVDEEHYTILGNIGGLVNSGTQAVAILNPQGTEVVKANYSGDLVSLGNSVIFGYPKDGSITMETLAGHHRATPGWIEEDQAPSRPVADGISPQPPANISAEAGNGEVRVTWESTGDDDIYRYHIYKDGILEFSIPPSKQEFTLSLLTGNKDVVLEMSAEDLSGNVSSKSAPITVRPAHQLITQEERTPHSRDPKYQGLWDISEDGPIIPGLVQDLVPQGIAYYKKEDWVLTINYLDDGRPGTLTVTNATTGKLLKSVIMLNTDGTPYTGHAGGLTVSKDHGWIASENYLFQFSLSDLVKAKNNDEIRFINQIPVPVNAAYNVYDEGILWVGEFYEAKSYPTDPSHHLVNRKGITQYAWMIGYNLQSSNDMLSGMQWSGKQDEQAIPDYVLSTTDKVQGAIVQKKGITLSTSYGRANDSVLYRYEHPLKEAPHGSVTIGQKEVPLWYLDGAGAKPRESIEAIPMPEGIVVVGRELYVLFESGANKYRYTTTYPMDRMLKIDLKTLMKDDKDIIKEDRKNSKDE, from the coding sequence ATGGGGAATAAGCTTCACAAGTGGTTAATCTATGTAATGGTTATTTTACTGGCTGCGGGCAATCTATCAGTTATTTCTGCTGATAAAGCAAATGCTTCCGCCGGGGGCAATGTGCCTGCTCTGGCTATCACGGAAATTGTCGTCAAATCGGATGGTGATGGACAGCCATATGAGTATGTTGAAATCTATAATACGACTTCCAAAGATATCAATTTGGAAAAATATCAACTTCAGTATTTTACAACAAACATGACAAATCCGGCCAATCGCTGGCAAATTACGAATAAATCCATTAAGGCAAAAGAAACTTTGGTCCTTTGGCTGAAAAAATACAATGACCCTGATGTCCCATTGTGGGATTTCAATTCAAACTATAGTGTCTTATTGACTAAGGAACAAGTATACGAAGTGAAGCTTACTTCTTCGGCACAGGGACTGCATGACAGTTCATTAAGAAAGGTTGGAATTGCAGGGGCCGACGGGGTTCCAATAAGTACAGCCCTGATTAACGACGGGGGAGCGGATGGATTTACAAATAGAAGTGTCATCTATCAAATAGGTAATTCAACCGAAATGGCCAAAATTGAAAATAATAGCCAGGCCACTCCTGGAGAGGTGATGAAATCCCAGTACATAGGGCCTGCGACACCTTCAGAACTAACGGCTGTCCCGCAAAACAAGGCAGTCTTATTGAACTGGGAACCTGTTGAAGGAGCTTCGGCATATAAAGTATATTCCAATTTCTATTCAGAACCAGTGACAGTTATTGATGCCACCTCTTATACAGTTGAGGGATTAGCGAATAACCAAGTTTATGAATTTAGAATAACATCCATGGACAGCGAAGGAAATGAATCCCCTGGCAGTCCTTCCGCCACAGTTATTCCGCAGGAAATAGTTGATACAGAGGCTCCTGCTCCGCCGGCTGGGCTCACTCATGTAGGCGGGAAGGACTATGTAACGCTAAAGTGGAAAAAGAGCGTTGAACAAGATTTGGCTGGGTACCGTGTGTATATAAACGGAACGGTTTATGATACATCAGAGACAAACAGCATCACCGTATCCCCGTTAAAATTAGATAGGGAATACACGTTTGAGGTTACTGCTTATGACAGGGCCGGGAATGAATCGGTAAAATCGGCACCGCATTTAGCAAGTCCCAGTGAAACTGTCCCGGTTCCTGAACTCTTGATTACCGAAGTTGTTCCAGATACTGATAATTATGCAGGGTATGATGCATTTGAGTTTATAGAGGTTTTTAATAATAGCGCCCAGCCTATTGATTTAAATGGATACCGGCTCAAGTCGGGGAATTGGAATGTTGAAATTACGAATACATTGGTCATTGATTCATGGGACAGCCATGTTTTTTGGACAAGGAGGCAAGAAATTGCGCCAATTCCAACAATTGCCTTCAATCATTACTATTTTTCTTCTTACAAAAGCAAATATGTCGATGAAGAACACTATACAATCCTTGGGAATATTGGCGGATTGGTCAACAGCGGCACGCAAGCGGTAGCGATATTAAATCCACAAGGGACGGAAGTAGTTAAAGCCAATTATTCCGGCGATCTAGTATCACTCGGAAACTCGGTTATCTTTGGCTACCCGAAAGATGGAAGCATTACGATGGAAACGTTGGCTGGACATCATCGGGCTACCCCAGGCTGGATTGAAGAGGATCAAGCGCCTTCAAGACCAGTGGCTGATGGGATTTCTCCTCAACCTCCTGCAAATATTAGCGCGGAAGCAGGAAATGGTGAGGTACGGGTGACCTGGGAGTCGACCGGGGACGATGATATTTACCGGTATCATATTTATAAAGATGGAATACTTGAGTTCTCAATACCACCGTCTAAGCAAGAGTTTACGCTATCTTTGCTGACGGGAAATAAGGATGTCGTGCTGGAAATGTCTGCAGAGGATTTATCTGGTAATGTATCTTCGAAATCAGCGCCGATTACAGTAAGACCAGCCCATCAGCTGATTACTCAAGAAGAGCGGACACCTCATAGCAGGGATCCAAAATATCAGGGGTTGTGGGATATAAGTGAAGATGGGCCAATTATCCCTGGTTTGGTCCAGGACCTAGTACCGCAAGGGATTGCCTATTATAAAAAGGAGGACTGGGTCTTAACGATAAATTACTTGGATGATGGTAGACCAGGAACGTTAACAGTCACGAATGCAACAACAGGGAAGTTACTCAAGTCTGTTATCATGCTCAACACTGATGGCACACCATATACGGGGCATGCAGGTGGGCTTACCGTCAGTAAGGATCATGGCTGGATTGCGTCAGAGAACTATTTGTTCCAATTCAGTCTAAGCGATCTCGTTAAAGCAAAAAATAATGATGAAATCAGGTTTATTAACCAAATCCCAGTTCCGGTTAATGCAGCCTACAATGTATATGATGAAGGAATTCTTTGGGTAGGGGAATTTTATGAGGCAAAATCATATCCAACTGACCCATCACACCATTTGGTTAACCGTAAAGGAATTACCCAATATGCATGGATGATTGGCTATAACCTTCAATCAAGCAACGATATGCTATCTGGAATGCAGTGGTCTGGAAAACAGGACGAGCAGGCGATACCAGATTATGTGCTGTCAACAACCGATAAAGTACAAGGAGCCATTGTCCAAAAAAAGGGGATTACATTAAGCACTTCATACGGAAGAGCGAATGACAGTGTTTTATACCGTTATGAGCATCCATTAAAGGAAGCCCCGCATGGGTCTGTTACAATTGGCCAAAAGGAAGTGCCGCTATGGTATTTGGACGGGGCCGGAGCTAAACCGCGTGAAAGTATTGAGGCCATCCCTATGCCTGAAGGAATTGTTGTAGTCGGGCGGGAACTCTATGTTTTATTTGAATCAGGAGCGAATAAGTATCGGTATACGACAACTTACCCAATGGATCGTATGTTAAAAATTGATTTGAAAACATTGATGAAAGATGATAAGGACATTATTAAGGAAGATAGAAAAAATAGTAAAGACGAATAA
- a CDS encoding sugar phosphate isomerase/epimerase family protein: protein MKSVVSSYNLIDLQIEEAIETILQNGWKAIEVMCEGHGYEMLSWSSTKRKNLQSLLNEYGANIHFHAPITNFNPASDEASIRMKTDEVWERCMELVDYFDSGYILFHPGRSKDHERGLESIRNYFQQKSSSLPGQALLILENVPPYEGEIGTNSSDLLAIIEVLQKKNTGLCFDTGHAFLSNQNSFNQELSALKPFIKVFHLNDNHGLTDEHLALGDGEIPFDGVIQMLKEGTTDYYVNFEMKSLDFANKSHNDLKGLIGK, encoded by the coding sequence GTGAAAAGTGTTGTATCATCCTATAATTTAATCGACTTGCAAATAGAAGAAGCCATTGAAACAATTTTGCAAAATGGCTGGAAGGCAATTGAGGTCATGTGTGAAGGACATGGATACGAAATGCTTTCCTGGAGCAGTACGAAACGAAAAAATCTTCAAAGTTTACTAAATGAGTATGGGGCAAACATTCATTTTCATGCCCCGATTACAAATTTTAATCCAGCAAGTGATGAAGCTTCCATTCGCATGAAAACGGATGAGGTTTGGGAACGGTGCATGGAACTCGTAGATTATTTCGACAGCGGCTATATCCTCTTTCATCCCGGTAGGTCAAAGGACCACGAACGGGGATTGGAAAGTATCCGGAATTACTTTCAGCAAAAAAGCAGCAGCCTGCCTGGCCAGGCATTGTTAATTTTGGAAAATGTACCGCCTTATGAAGGTGAGATCGGAACAAACAGTTCTGACTTATTAGCGATTATTGAAGTTTTACAGAAAAAAAATACCGGGCTATGCTTTGATACGGGCCATGCGTTTTTATCGAATCAAAACAGCTTTAATCAAGAATTGTCAGCACTTAAGCCATTTATTAAGGTTTTTCATCTTAATGATAACCATGGACTTACTGATGAGCATTTAGCGCTTGGAGATGGAGAAATTCCATTTGATGGTGTCATTCAAATGCTAAAAGAGGGAACTACGGATTACTATGTGAATTTTGAAATGAAATCCTTGGATTTTGCAAATAAATCACACAATGATTTGAAAGGCCTAATTGGCAAGTGA
- a CDS encoding carbohydrate ABC transporter permease: MQRLVTIGTYFLAILWAIPLFWLVLTAFKPGSEATNLLSMAFTLDNFKGAWDSAPFAQYYLNTTIIVVGVLAVQLFTATLAAYAFARLEFRGKNIVFMLVLVQIMIPVDVLIFPNYSIIASMGFVDTKLGIMLPYFASAFGIFLLRQTFKGIPYELEEASRMDGCNLLQIIWHVYVPLAKPTFVAFGLISVSHQWSNFLWPLIVTNSVENRPLTVGLSIFAKSFETGAQWGVVTAATLLVIFPMLLAFFIFQKQFISSFMHSGIK, encoded by the coding sequence ATGCAGAGGCTTGTCACAATTGGAACTTACTTTCTTGCAATTTTATGGGCTATTCCTCTTTTTTGGTTAGTCCTGACAGCATTTAAGCCCGGAAGTGAGGCTACAAATTTACTTTCAATGGCTTTTACGTTGGATAACTTTAAAGGAGCATGGGATTCGGCTCCTTTTGCCCAATATTATTTAAATACAACGATTATCGTTGTCGGAGTTTTAGCGGTACAGTTATTTACGGCTACCCTGGCAGCCTATGCATTTGCCAGGTTGGAATTCAGGGGAAAAAATATCGTTTTCATGCTGGTACTTGTACAGATCATGATTCCGGTAGATGTATTGATATTCCCTAACTACAGCATTATTGCCAGTATGGGTTTTGTTGATACGAAACTTGGCATCATGCTTCCTTATTTTGCTTCAGCCTTCGGTATTTTTCTGCTGCGGCAAACGTTTAAAGGAATTCCTTATGAACTGGAAGAGGCATCGAGGATGGATGGCTGCAACCTTCTCCAAATCATTTGGCATGTGTATGTTCCTTTAGCAAAACCAACCTTTGTTGCATTTGGTTTGATTTCCGTAAGCCACCAATGGAGTAACTTCCTATGGCCGCTGATCGTCACCAATTCAGTAGAAAACCGCCCGCTGACGGTCGGACTTTCCATCTTTGCAAAATCATTTGAAACTGGGGCGCAATGGGGCGTGGTAACAGCAGCAACACTTCTCGTTATTTTTCCAATGCTTTTGGCATTCTTTATTTTCCAAAAACAGTTCATTAGCAGTTTTATGCATTCGGGGATAAAGTAA